Proteins encoded within one genomic window of Misgurnus anguillicaudatus chromosome 18, ASM2758022v2, whole genome shotgun sequence:
- the arv1 gene encoding protein ARV1 codes for MAPGAFKCIECNEDANELHRDYSNGILKITICDSCKKPVDKYIEYDPVIILIDATLCKIQAFRHILFNTVINIHWKLCVFCLLCEAYLRWSLLQGSQSSSDPADIIRYTKEWDFYYMFALAALELAAFCTGVLLIVWAIRRLCGSSVDVNPLLKALLLSSYGKVLLIPAVIWEHDFSPLCFSLIRLFVLTSNTQAIKVILNCSRLLSLLAVCGGLLLETLVSKALNTLQACSQDYMPVLY; via the exons ATGGCACCGGGTGCGTTTAAATGCATCGAGTGTAATGAAGATGCAAACGAGCTGCATCGAGATTACAGCAATGGCATACTGAAGATCACCATTTGC GACTCTTGCAAGAAGCCAGTGGACAAATACATTGAATATGATCCAGTTATTATACTAATAGACGCCACTCTATGCAAAATTCAGGCATTTAGACACATCCTCTTCAACACTGTGATCAAC atCCACTGGAAACTGTGTGTTTTCTGTCTGCTCTGTGAAGCGTATCTGCGGTGGTCTCTTCTGCAGGGGTCACAGTCCAGCAGTGACCCCGCTGACATCATCCGTTACACTAAAGAATGGGATTTTTACTACATGTTTGCACTGGCTGCACTTG AGCTGGCAGCGTTTTGTACGGGTGTGCTGCTGATCGTCTGGGCGATCCGGCGCTTATGTGGCTCTTCTGTAGATGTTAATCCACTGCTGAAGGCTCTTCTGCTCTCCAGCTACGGCAAAGTCCTGCTGATCCCCGCCGTCATCTGGGAACATGATTTTTCTCCGCTCTGCTTCAGCCTCATACGACTGTTTGTGTTGACCTCCAACACACAGGCCATTAAAG TGATTCTGAATTGCAGTAGACTTCTGTCTCTCCTGGCGGTGTGTGGTGGGTTACTTTTGGAGACCCTTGTTTCCAAAGCTTTAAATACACTGCAGGCCTGCTCCCAAGACTATATGCCAGTGCTATACTAA